One genomic window of Vibrio parahaemolyticus includes the following:
- a CDS encoding DUF2786 domain-containing protein, translated as MDKQKALKKIAKCLELGNSANVNEAANAIKMAHRLMLKYGLDKDDIEFIKMGKTQSSHLLPSNISSTLLRVIRGINTKFGVEAVLLNHKGLKRVEFIGEADRAIFAAFAFDIIYRELNESTGQFRNSFAGSGTSSMEVTRRVNSFVSGWVEGALEKLPVISPDEESANKINDYIDKEFQNIDRETFKKQLREAMKNLTEDYEVGLKKGRKVSVNRGVGGEQARKMLGNTSK; from the coding sequence ATGGATAAACAAAAAGCTCTGAAAAAAATCGCCAAGTGTTTGGAACTGGGTAACTCCGCCAACGTGAATGAGGCGGCAAACGCCATCAAGATGGCGCATCGCCTTATGCTCAAATATGGTTTGGACAAAGACGATATTGAGTTTATCAAAATGGGAAAAACTCAATCTTCCCATTTGTTGCCGTCCAACATCAGTTCTACCCTATTGCGCGTGATTCGTGGCATTAACACTAAGTTTGGTGTTGAAGCCGTCTTGTTGAATCACAAAGGGCTTAAACGCGTTGAGTTTATTGGTGAAGCCGATCGCGCTATCTTTGCTGCCTTTGCTTTCGACATCATCTATCGAGAATTGAATGAAAGCACCGGCCAGTTCCGTAATAGCTTTGCAGGTTCTGGTACGTCTTCAATGGAAGTGACTCGCCGTGTTAACTCTTTTGTTTCTGGCTGGGTAGAAGGCGCACTTGAAAAGCTGCCAGTGATCTCACCGGATGAAGAGTCTGCAAACAAAATCAATGATTACATTGATAAAGAGTTTCAGAACATCGACCGTGAAACGTTCAAAAAACAATTAAGAGAAGCCATGAAGAATCTGACTGAAGACTACGAAGTCGGATTAAAGAAAGGCAGAAAAGTCTCTGTAAACCGTGGTGTCGGTGGAGAACAAGCCAGAAAAATGTTGGGCAACACCTCGAAATAA
- a CDS encoding phosphoribosylaminoimidazolesuccinocarboxamide synthase — MSLANQVLAVNDDLPIRTHKPVHSGKVRSVYWLTEEDSARLIKEKGYDVAPDAPLAIMVISDRISAFDCIWHGEGGLKGVPGKGAALNAISNHWFKLFKDNGLADSHILDIPHPFVWIVQKAKPVKIEAICRKYITGSMWRAYANGEREFCGIQLPEGLEKDKALPDLLMTPSTKGILKGIPGVPEADDVNITRQNIVDNYEAFNFSSAEDIAQYEKLLKEGFNVISQALEEIDQIFVDTKFEFGYVHDAAGNEKLIYMDEVGTPDSSRIWDAKEYQTGNIVENSKEGFRQFLLNHFPDPDILLNKERMPEREALARDNDLPVESLMDISRTYIGIAEKITGNPITLSENPKAEIIEILSKEYGLID, encoded by the coding sequence ATGAGCCTTGCTAATCAAGTACTTGCCGTCAATGACGACCTGCCAATTCGCACCCACAAACCCGTACACAGCGGAAAAGTTCGTTCAGTTTACTGGTTAACTGAAGAAGACAGTGCCCGACTGATCAAAGAAAAAGGATACGATGTCGCACCAGATGCGCCCCTGGCCATCATGGTGATCAGCGATCGTATTTCTGCTTTCGATTGTATTTGGCATGGTGAAGGTGGGCTTAAAGGTGTACCGGGTAAAGGTGCCGCATTGAATGCCATTTCGAATCATTGGTTTAAGCTTTTTAAAGACAACGGCTTAGCTGACAGCCACATCTTAGATATTCCTCACCCATTTGTTTGGATCGTTCAAAAAGCAAAACCGGTAAAAATTGAGGCAATCTGCCGTAAATACATCACTGGTTCCATGTGGCGTGCATACGCAAATGGTGAGCGCGAGTTTTGTGGTATTCAACTTCCTGAAGGGTTAGAAAAAGATAAAGCGCTACCGGATTTGCTAATGACGCCGTCAACCAAAGGCATCCTAAAAGGCATTCCTGGCGTACCAGAAGCAGACGATGTGAACATCACTCGCCAAAATATCGTGGACAACTATGAAGCGTTTAACTTCTCAAGCGCAGAAGATATCGCTCAGTACGAAAAATTGTTGAAAGAAGGCTTTAACGTTATCAGCCAAGCGTTAGAAGAAATCGATCAAATTTTTGTCGATACCAAATTCGAATTTGGTTATGTTCATGACGCCGCAGGTAATGAAAAGCTGATCTACATGGATGAAGTTGGCACGCCAGATTCTTCTCGTATTTGGGATGCAAAGGAGTACCAAACAGGTAACATCGTTGAAAACTCGAAAGAAGGTTTCCGTCAGTTCCTACTTAACCACTTCCCTGACCCAGATATCTTATTAAACAAAGAACGTATGCCAGAGCGCGAAGCTCTTGCACGCGATAACGATCTTCCTGTTGAATCTTTGATGGATATTTCAAGAACCTACATTGGTATCGCCGAGAAAATTACAGGTAACCCAATTACGCTAAGCGAAAATCCAAAAGCTGAAATCATCGAAATTCTCAGCAAAGAGTACGGTTTGATCGACTAG
- a CDS encoding OmpA family protein — translation MSIALALVLALTGCQATQRQNATTGEYETNSTTQGALIGAIAGAAIGLATGDNAKERRKHALIGAAAGGATGAGVGYYFDQQEAELRRALLNSGVQVQRVGENQLLLRMENGIGFSSSSYQLDASIHNTLRGVARILVEYPDTSLVIDGYTDSTGSESYNQTLSERRAESVRQFLVSQKVAPGRAIARGYGERNPICSNQTSEGRACNRRVEIQILPLK, via the coding sequence ATGTCTATTGCACTGGCACTAGTGCTAGCTCTTACAGGCTGTCAAGCTACTCAACGCCAAAATGCAACAACGGGTGAATACGAAACGAACTCTACCACGCAAGGCGCGCTAATTGGTGCTATTGCTGGTGCAGCGATCGGTTTGGCAACTGGTGATAACGCAAAAGAACGTCGTAAACATGCTCTTATTGGTGCGGCGGCAGGCGGTGCTACTGGAGCAGGCGTCGGTTACTACTTTGACCAACAAGAAGCAGAACTGCGTCGTGCGTTGCTAAACTCTGGCGTACAAGTACAGCGTGTAGGTGAAAACCAACTTCTACTTCGCATGGAAAATGGCATTGGCTTCTCTTCAAGCTCATACCAACTGGATGCAAGCATCCACAATACTCTACGTGGTGTTGCTCGTATTCTGGTTGAATACCCAGATACAAGCCTAGTCATTGATGGCTACACAGACAGCACTGGTAGCGAATCATACAACCAAACGCTTTCTGAGCGTCGCGCGGAATCTGTTCGTCAGTTCCTAGTGTCTCAAAAAGTGGCTCCAGGCCGTGCAATTGCACGTGGCTACGGTGAGCGCAATCCAATTTGCTCAAACCAAACTTCTGAAGGTCGTGCTTGCAACCGCCGTGTTGAAATCCAGATCTTGCCACTGAAGTAA
- a CDS encoding J domain-containing protein, translating to MSFKTIALSFTLSNCLSVSAFASQAPTSPAEQFELAQQLALSPKSDSPSDVRYWLEQSASQGYLPAQKQLAEDYSRGLTGAVNYSQATYWFTSVALNDPRDRGFLLADFVQHHQKDITTSDLVEAWYQLASDTNPQAEEAYNHYLEERFNQLRAKQVSEIVELDKEATKEEQPVAPQSTVTSDNGTIMWLAIGGLVIALAGFGGWAILRKQQRALATLSSQEANQTQQLDAKVKELEFTNKQLKRQLEKVFKEFKKTRSQSDNHNKVAVACAMFGYTPQTIPDNQAVKLRYRQLSKLYHPDTRGSEEEMKRLNQAFKIISQNVTKS from the coding sequence ATGTCATTCAAAACCATCGCCCTATCCTTTACGTTAAGCAACTGTCTTTCTGTATCTGCATTTGCTTCTCAAGCACCAACATCCCCAGCAGAACAATTTGAACTGGCGCAGCAACTGGCTCTTTCTCCAAAATCAGATTCGCCATCGGATGTTCGCTATTGGCTAGAGCAATCCGCAAGCCAAGGCTATTTACCTGCACAGAAACAGCTGGCCGAAGACTATTCCCGAGGATTGACCGGTGCGGTTAATTACTCACAGGCAACGTATTGGTTTACCTCTGTAGCGTTGAATGACCCTCGCGACCGAGGGTTCTTGTTAGCGGACTTTGTTCAGCATCACCAAAAAGACATCACCACCAGCGATCTCGTTGAGGCGTGGTACCAATTAGCCTCGGACACAAACCCTCAAGCGGAAGAAGCTTACAATCATTATCTCGAAGAGCGCTTCAATCAACTGCGTGCAAAGCAAGTCTCCGAAATTGTGGAATTAGATAAAGAAGCGACAAAAGAAGAGCAGCCTGTCGCTCCACAATCAACCGTAACGTCTGATAATGGCACGATTATGTGGTTGGCTATTGGTGGATTGGTGATCGCTCTAGCAGGCTTCGGTGGATGGGCAATTCTAAGAAAACAACAACGAGCCTTGGCCACACTGTCTTCCCAAGAGGCAAACCAAACTCAGCAACTTGATGCGAAAGTAAAAGAGTTAGAGTTCACGAATAAACAATTGAAGCGTCAGCTGGAGAAAGTATTCAAAGAGTTTAAAAAGACTCGCAGCCAATCCGACAATCATAATAAAGTTGCGGTTGCCTGCGCGATGTTTGGTTACACACCACAAACCATTCCTGATAACCAAGCAGTGAAACTCCGCTATCGACAACTTTCAAAACTCTATCATCCAGATACTCGTGGAAGTGAAGAAGAAATGAAACGTTTGAACCAGGCGTTTAAAATCATCTCACAAAATGTTACAAAATCGTAA
- a CDS encoding cell division inhibitor SulA: MQLQSQSRTYSRYNVLAQTTQPMDVSDQLLSKLAVLSQQKQWILFTAECPRPDFEQLTASNICCKNVIQMKPSQQLSEVEIVIKAIQSGNASAVVASNKIALMNQSMLRDIAQRYQCEVFFVEGRVNQYH; the protein is encoded by the coding sequence ATGCAGTTACAAAGTCAATCTCGTACATACTCACGTTACAACGTACTGGCACAAACCACTCAACCAATGGATGTGTCTGATCAGCTTCTTTCTAAGTTGGCAGTATTGTCACAGCAAAAACAATGGATTCTGTTTACCGCTGAGTGTCCTCGTCCTGATTTTGAGCAACTCACTGCTTCCAATATTTGCTGCAAAAACGTTATTCAGATGAAGCCGTCTCAACAGCTTTCTGAAGTCGAAATCGTTATCAAAGCCATTCAGTCTGGCAATGCCAGCGCGGTTGTCGCATCAAACAAAATTGCTCTTATGAACCAATCCATGTTGCGTGACATCGCTCAGCGTTATCAGTGTGAAGTCTTTTTCGTCGAAGGCAGAGTAAACCAGTATCACTAA
- a CDS encoding DUF3334 family protein: MKKNKVVTTEDILLKLCQSVSGVLTSATSSQVNYSAMVQKINKTSLKPDFGCFVLFDGGFTGLVVINFTAKAALEIYTNYMRNMGMPEEELAISHTSDEVADVLGELMNQLVGDFTNKIRKELQTNITQNQPKMLALNKQVILQVDTNLDRPQARRVTFSTANNNIFYLELAMDKTEFIQLEEFEIAEDENPDEILEAARKNMAEKESESSNSKDDADDLLSQLGL; encoded by the coding sequence ATGAAAAAAAATAAAGTTGTTACCACGGAAGATATCCTTCTAAAACTTTGCCAGTCTGTTTCTGGCGTTCTTACTTCGGCCACCTCTTCTCAAGTTAATTACTCCGCAATGGTTCAAAAGATCAACAAGACCAGCCTCAAACCAGATTTTGGCTGTTTTGTCCTATTTGATGGCGGATTTACCGGACTTGTAGTGATTAACTTTACTGCAAAAGCCGCTTTAGAGATTTACACCAACTACATGCGTAACATGGGCATGCCAGAAGAAGAACTGGCTATCTCCCATACTTCTGATGAAGTTGCAGACGTATTGGGTGAACTCATGAACCAATTGGTCGGTGACTTTACCAATAAAATCCGTAAAGAACTGCAAACCAACATCACGCAAAACCAGCCGAAGATGCTGGCGTTGAACAAACAGGTAATTTTGCAAGTTGATACCAATTTGGATCGCCCTCAAGCACGTCGTGTGACGTTCTCGACCGCAAACAACAACATTTTCTATTTAGAGCTAGCGATGGACAAAACAGAGTTCATCCAGCTTGAAGAATTTGAAATTGCAGAAGATGAAAACCCAGATGAAATCTTAGAAGCCGCGCGTAAAAACATGGCAGAAAAAGAGTCGGAATCTTCGAACTCTAAAGATGACGCTGACGACTTACTGAGCCAACTGGGTTTGTAA